Proteins encoded together in one Carya illinoinensis cultivar Pawnee chromosome 3, C.illinoinensisPawnee_v1, whole genome shotgun sequence window:
- the LOC122303907 gene encoding vesicle-associated protein 4-2-like: protein MAVESEKSVADVKVWSLCKIPFWHTSIASSSSSSASASVSGRSHIHQAVESSSLHSSNAVSSIAKSLLPSRRRLRLDPPNKLFFPYEPGKQVKSAVGIKNTCKSHVAFKFQTTAPKSCYMRPSGGVLAPGESIIATVFKFVEPPGNNEKSIDHKSKVKFKIMSLKVKGEMDYVPELFDEQRDHTAVEQVLRVVFLDPERPSPALEKLKRQLAEAEAEAEAAVEARKKPPEDTGPRIVGEGLVIDEWKERRERYLARQQVEGVDSK from the exons ATGGCTGTTGAAAGTGAGAAATCAGTTGCTGACGTGAAGGTTTGGAGTCTTTGTAAAATTCCGTTTTGGCACACGAGCAttgcttcatcttcttcttcttctgcctCTGCTTCGGTTTCTGGTCGGAGTCATATTCATCAAGCAGTTGAAAGTTCGAGCCTGCATTCTTCGAATGCCGTTTCGTCTATAGCCAAGTCTCTGCTTCCTTCCCGGCGGAGGCTCCGGCTTGATCCACCTAACAAGCTCTTCTTTCCCT ATGAACCTGGAAAGCAGGTCAAGAGTGCCGTTGGGATTAAAAACACCTGCAAGTCTCATGTAGCTTTCAAG TTCCAAACAACTGCACCAAAGAGTTGTTATATGCGCCCTTCAGGTGGTGTACTTGCTCCTGGTGAAAGTATAATTGCAACAG TTTTTAAGTTTGTTGAGCCTCCTGGTAACAATGAGAAATCGATAGATCACAAGAGCAAGGTTAAGTTCAAAATCATGAGCTTGAAGGTGAAAGGTGAAATGGACTATGTACCAGAACTG TTTGATGAGCAAAGGGATCACACAGCTGTTGAACAAGTTTTGCGGGTAGTTTTCCTTGACCCTGAACGTCCGAGCCCC GCCCTGGAAAAGCTTAAGCGACAGTTGGCTGAGGCTGAGGCTGAGGCTGAGGCTGCAGTTGAAGCACGTAAGAAGCCCCCAGAAGACACAGGTCCTCGAATTGTTGGGGAAGGACTTGTTATAGATGAATGG AAAGAACGGAGGGAAAGATACCTTGCCCGGCAGCAGGTTGAAGGGGTGGATTCAAAGTAA
- the LOC122303906 gene encoding uncharacterized protein LOC122303906 produces MSSTSRAIVAASVGVVEAMKDQMGICRWNYIIRSAQQNTKNHLRSVSQAKNLSSSTSAVVSSKVRDQEKMKKSEESLRTVMYLSCWGPN; encoded by the coding sequence ATGAGTTCAACAAGCAGAGCTATTGTAGCAGCCAGCGTAGGAGTCGTGGAGGCCATGAAGGACCAGATGGGCATCTGCAGATGGAATTATATTATAAGATCTGCGCAACAAAATACCAAGAACCATCTCCGGTCGGTATCTCAGGCAAAGAACCTCTCCTCTTCAACTTCTGCAGTGGTTTCAAGCAAAGTAAGAGATCAGGAGAAAATGAAGAAGTCAGAAGAGTCGTTGAGGACAGTCATGTACTTGAGCTGTTGGGGTCCCAATTGA
- the LOC122303013 gene encoding uncharacterized protein LOC122303013: MSSTSRAIVAASVGVVEAMKDQMGICRWNYIIRSAQQNTRNHLWSMPQAKSLSSSTSAVVSSKVRDQEKMKRSKESLRTVMYLCCWDSN; the protein is encoded by the coding sequence ATGAGTTCGACAAGCAGAGCAATTGTAGCAGCTAGCGTAGGAGTTGTAGAGGCCATGAAAGACCAGATGGGTATCTGCAGATGGAATTATATTATAAGATCCGCTCAACAAAATACAAGGAACCATCTCTGGTCGATGCCTCAAGCCAAGAGCCTCTCCTCCTCAACTTCTGCAGTGGTTTCAAGCAAAGTTAGAGACCAGGAGAAAATGAAGAGGTCAAAAGAGTCTTTGAGGACAGTCATGTACTTGTGTTGTTGGGATTCCAATTGA